GGTTTGGTGGCGTAAAAAATGGGTTTTTTTCAGTAAGAACGGCCTCTAGTCTAAAGATTAGTTTGTCAATTGTTTCCTCTATTTCAAGTACGTAGCTATCTTCGAGGTAAACTTCTTTTAGTGCTTCAATTTCATGATAATTCATGCTGTAGCCTATAGGTCAAAATCAATTTTTGTGTGGTTTTCAGCGCTTTTCCTAGTTACAGGATTACCTAGTGGGCCAGTTCTCTGTCCTGATGGATCCTTGAATTCGACGTGAGGCATCGAGCTACCAGGTGCGCGGGGGCTTCCTTTCTTGATTGTCAGCCGGGCAATGCCATTTTCATCAATGAATTTTAACGGGCCTCCGTCTGTTTGGTCCGATTTCCATCCCTGATTTTTGGCAAAGTCTCGCAGTTCGCTGGCTTTGGCTGTCCTTCCAGCTTTAAATAAGTTAGCGACGTTTTCAGTTGTATTTGCTCCTTTTGCGAGGATATACCCTCGCCTCAGTACGTTCCCAACCCCCAGACCTATCACATGCGCGGCAGCGGCCTTTCCGGCTTCGACTAATGCGGCGTCCGTTCCTCCTGTCTGGTATTCCGAGTAAATGCCGTGGCCGGTCAGGCCGATATCGAGCCCCACTAGCACCGCCATGGCCCAATGCCCATCCGGATCCACGTAGCGATACGGGTTGTTCAGCCCATAGGCATAGCGGTTGAAGCTTCCGGGCACCTCCTCCTGGGGCCCGGCCGGGTCCATGGCGAGGAAGCGACCCAGTTGCGGGTCGTAGTAGCGGGCCTGCATATAGACCAGGCCGCTGCTGCCGTCTTGCACGTGTCCGGTGTATCCCGGGCTGCCGTAAGGGGTATCAGCGGGATTCTCCTGGCGCTCGCCATAGGGGCGGTAATGTGCACGCCAGAGGAGTTCGTTGCGCTCGTCGGTGGCGGCGGCCGGTGAGCCCAGGTGGTCGTTGTGGTAGTAGGTGGTGAAGACCAGGGTCGCTGCCTGGGTGGAGCCCAGTAGCAGGAGAGCCAGGACTGAGGTGATAAGCCTGCCCACGAGAAACTCCATTTCGCTTGTCCCTTATTTCGGGGAAACCAGTCTCAGGTAGACCGGGACAGGCGCATTGGCATAAGTGGGAAGGTTGGCGCATGTGGTGCCGGCAGGAACGTTGTAGTAGACCCCTATCTGCGAGCCCTCCTTGAACGCCATAGTGGCCAGTGATGACCAGTGGGAGCAGGTCACCGAGTCGATGGACGGGTTGCCTTTCAGATTGCAGAGCACTGTCCAATCGCTTCTCCACGTGCTTTGAATCATCAGGTTTCCATTGCCGTAGATGATTACCTGGACAACTTTCCCAGGGCAGAAGAGCGCGGCGGATTGCACGGTTGTGGATAACGCTATGAGGACAATGAAGGATAAGGTTCGCATGCTGGTCTCCCTGACAGAGTCATTGGGCTGGTATTGCTGGGTGAGTGGCCGACATTGCAGCGCCAGCCCGGTATTCAGTTCGAAGCGCTTGTGAGAGCGCCGTCTTCTTCGCTCTAGCCGCCTGCCGGAATCCGGTGCATCAGTGGTACCTGGGCCGGCCAGTCCGGTCTGGAGGGTGATATTCCCTGCTGATAACCTTTCAGGTTGGAGATGCCATCGCCGTTTGCATCGAGGTGCGCATCGGTAAGGTCGAGAGGGTTGAGTTTGTGCTGGTACTCCCAACCGTCGGGCATCCCGTCGTTGTCGCTGTCGGCATTTCGCAACTTGGTACCAAGACGGTACTCATCAGCGTTGCTCAGGCCATCGCCGTCGCTGTCCATGCGCCCATCCCTGGCGTCCTGCGGATCCAGGCCTAGACGCCTTTCATAGCAATCGGGCATTCCGTCGAAGTCGCTGTCCAGGTCCGGGCACTGCTCGCGATGGGCGACCAGCTCTCCGGCCACATGGATGTACTCCCTGACCCCGCCGCTGGTGTCGTCGTCGCGCAGCAGTTGCCCATTTCTCCCGTAGACGCTGACTCGTAGTGCCCCCTGGCTGATGGAAGTGGTGACCCGTCTGCCGGCCGCGTCATAGGTGTAGCGTTCGTCGGGTGTTGAGGTGCAATCGACACGGGGTGACAGGCAGAGCCAGGTCATGTGGCCTGCATGGTCGTAGCCATACTCGCCCCTGGCCCTGAGGACGTTGCCCCTAACGTCGTAGCCGAATCTGGCGGACAGCGACCCGCTAAGCCCCGCCAGGCGGCCCTGTGCGTCGTAGTTGTAGTTGATGGTCCCGCCACCGAGGGTTTGACGGGCCAGGTCGCCCCGGGTGTTGTAGGCGAAGCTCGCCGTACCCCAGATACCGCGAGCACTGGCCAGGCGGTTGAGGGCGTCGTAGCCCAGCGTCTGGGTATAGGCGCTGTTCTGCAGGTCAGTGATCTGGGTGAGATTGCTACCG
This genomic window from Pseudomonas furukawaii contains:
- a CDS encoding RHS repeat domain-containing protein yields the protein MEFLVGRLITSVLALLLLGSTQAATLVFTTYYHNDHLGSPAAATDERNELLWRAHYRPYGERQENPADTPYGSPGYTGHVQDGSSGLVYMQARYYDPQLGRFLAMDPAGPQEEVPGSFNRYAYGLNNPYRYVDPDGHWAMAVLVGLDIGLTGHGIYSEYQTGGTDAALVEAGKAAAAHVIGLGVGNVLRRGYILAKGANTTENVANLFKAGRTAKASELRDFAKNQGWKSDQTDGGPLKFIDENGIARLTIKKGSPRAPGSSMPHVEFKDPSGQRTGPLGNPVTRKSAENHTKIDFDL